The proteins below are encoded in one region of Arthrobacter sp. CJ23:
- a CDS encoding ferritin has product MAKKTFNELLSTQVANEFAASQQYIAVAVYYDGQDLPQLAAHFYRQSLEERNHAMMMVQYMLDRNLPVAVPGISAVRNEFADAKEPIQLALEQEREVTRNIEELFRAARAENDPLGEQFMLWFLKEQVEEVASMTTLLNITERAENLFDIENYIARETVGDSGHDSSAPPTAGGAI; this is encoded by the coding sequence ATGGCTAAGAAGACATTCAATGAACTGTTGTCCACCCAGGTCGCGAATGAGTTTGCGGCATCCCAGCAGTACATCGCCGTGGCGGTGTACTACGACGGCCAGGATCTGCCCCAGTTGGCCGCGCATTTCTACCGCCAGTCCCTCGAGGAGCGCAACCACGCCATGATGATGGTCCAGTACATGCTGGACCGGAACCTGCCGGTGGCCGTCCCCGGCATCAGCGCGGTGCGCAACGAGTTTGCGGATGCCAAGGAGCCCATCCAGCTGGCCCTGGAACAGGAAAGGGAAGTCACCCGCAACATCGAGGAGCTGTTCCGTGCCGCACGGGCGGAGAACGACCCCCTCGGTGAGCAGTTCATGCTCTGGTTCCTCAAGGAACAGGTGGAGGAAGTCGCCTCGATGACCACGCTGCTGAACATCACGGAGCGGGCCGAGAACCTCTTCGACATCGAAAACTACATTGCCCGCGAGACAGTCGGCGACAGCGGACACGACTCCAGCGCCCCGCCCACCGCGGGCGGAGCCATCTAG
- the crcB gene encoding fluoride efflux transporter CrcB, whose protein sequence is MTVLLLALAGGAGAAVRFVVDGLVRSKLRTALPLGTILINVSGSLLLGFLAGLVMRHLAPESLQVVLGTGFLGGYTTFSTASLETVRLVQAGRTGLALANGIGTMGACVLAAAGGAGLASLL, encoded by the coding sequence ATGACGGTCCTGCTGCTCGCCCTGGCCGGCGGGGCCGGGGCCGCCGTGCGGTTCGTGGTGGACGGACTGGTCCGCTCGAAGCTCAGGACGGCGCTTCCACTGGGAACCATCCTGATCAATGTGTCAGGCTCCCTGCTGCTGGGGTTCCTGGCCGGGCTCGTCATGCGGCATCTGGCACCGGAATCGCTCCAAGTGGTGCTGGGGACGGGATTCCTGGGCGGTTACACGACGTTCAGCACCGCCAGCCTGGAGACGGTGCGCCTGGTCCAGGCAGGGCGGACCGGACTGGCGCTGGCCAACGGCATCGGCACCATGGGCGCCTGCGTGCTGGCGGCTGCCGGCGGTGCCGGCCTTGCGTCACTGCTTTAA
- a CDS encoding CrcB family protein: protein MTAEVHRPVHLHGRLVLLVAAGGVLGALARYGLGFVIPAPGGWPLPTLVINLSGALVLGALLEGLSRRGPDAGWRQILRLAVGTGFLGAFTTYSTLALDAVHLFDAGRSTEGVWYLGTSLLGGVAATVAGIWLAARQHRRMVRQ from the coding sequence ATGACGGCTGAGGTGCACCGGCCCGTCCACCTGCACGGGCGGCTTGTCCTGTTGGTGGCAGCCGGCGGCGTGCTCGGCGCCCTGGCCCGCTACGGCCTCGGCTTCGTCATCCCGGCCCCGGGCGGCTGGCCGCTCCCCACGCTCGTGATCAACCTGTCCGGCGCGCTGGTCCTGGGGGCTCTTCTGGAAGGACTTTCGCGCAGGGGGCCCGACGCCGGATGGCGGCAGATCCTGCGGCTCGCCGTCGGAACTGGTTTCCTGGGCGCCTTCACTACTTACAGCACACTGGCGCTCGACGCCGTCCACCTGTTCGACGCGGGCCGGTCGACGGAGGGGGTCTGGTACCTGGGTACCAGCCTGCTGGGAGGCGTCGCGGCCACGGTCGCCGGCATCTGGTTGGCGGCCCGGCAGCACCGCCGGATGGTCCGGCAATGA
- a CDS encoding universal stress protein, with protein sequence MAESGSAAGITGPVLLGVVPHQPAIVLRRAADLALSAGVELVCAYVDVASYPVPGDAAGAAQPIDPDGVDDDAGPIAEGIRSRIAAELGGLPLAWRFVTLAGQPARALAHHADAIDAAMIVVGTHEGRLGARLEELLASSVAVHLTHRQGRPVLVVPLSPAMLPHHDG encoded by the coding sequence ATGGCTGAGTCAGGATCGGCGGCGGGCATCACCGGTCCCGTGCTGCTCGGCGTCGTCCCGCATCAACCCGCGATCGTCCTGCGCCGCGCTGCCGACCTTGCCCTGAGCGCCGGCGTGGAACTGGTGTGCGCGTACGTGGACGTGGCGAGCTACCCGGTGCCAGGCGACGCTGCCGGCGCGGCTCAGCCGATTGATCCGGACGGGGTCGACGACGACGCCGGGCCAATCGCGGAGGGCATCCGCTCCCGGATTGCCGCCGAACTGGGCGGGCTGCCCCTTGCGTGGCGCTTCGTCACGCTGGCCGGCCAGCCGGCCCGTGCATTGGCACACCATGCCGACGCCATCGACGCCGCCATGATCGTGGTCGGAACCCATGAAGGGCGGCTGGGTGCCCGGCTCGAGGAGCTGCTTGCCAGTTCCGTTGCCGTGCACCTCACGCACCGCCAGGGCCGGCCGGTGCTGGTGGTCCCGTTGAGTCCCGCGATGCTCCCGCACCATGACGGCTGA
- a CDS encoding NYN domain-containing protein: MAPQSAIFVDAGFLLAVGGLSQAQTSLRSAFDVDHQKLISGIKARAEEFCGLETLRMYWYDAAKDAVLSEQHKKIGMVSGVKVRLGRLSYGGDQKGVDLKLGLDLVGIARNRAARVVFLVSGDDDLAEAVEAAQELGVKVVLIGIEDQCHRLGVRSVAEHLALTVDSIITLPMELIESCFKSKPAVIRLAPSSGTQLLSQPPLPGPKAGMGRPVPGPPHHVMAPANGLQAVPQPATLHRARAIESGIVYSSGPASAVEESAMLVAQEVGERLAVNWHGAATQGELNELFADRPLLPPELDRVLLKDCAQRIGEHKTDLQGVRRMLRDSFWSKMEELRQ, from the coding sequence ATGGCACCCCAGAGCGCTATCTTCGTGGACGCCGGCTTCCTCCTTGCAGTAGGCGGGCTGTCCCAGGCCCAGACCTCTCTGCGCTCGGCCTTCGACGTGGACCATCAGAAGCTGATCTCCGGCATCAAGGCCCGGGCCGAGGAGTTCTGCGGCCTCGAAACCCTGCGCATGTACTGGTACGACGCCGCCAAGGACGCCGTGCTGAGCGAGCAGCACAAGAAGATCGGCATGGTGTCCGGCGTCAAGGTCCGGCTGGGCCGGCTCTCCTACGGCGGGGACCAGAAAGGCGTGGACCTCAAGCTGGGTCTGGACCTTGTGGGCATCGCACGCAACCGGGCGGCCCGCGTGGTCTTCCTGGTTTCCGGTGACGACGATCTTGCCGAAGCCGTTGAAGCGGCCCAGGAACTCGGCGTCAAGGTGGTTCTGATCGGGATCGAGGACCAGTGCCACCGGCTCGGCGTCCGGTCCGTGGCTGAACACCTGGCCCTGACTGTCGACAGCATCATCACCCTGCCCATGGAACTCATCGAATCCTGCTTCAAGAGCAAGCCTGCCGTGATCCGGCTGGCCCCGTCCTCCGGCACCCAGCTCCTGTCGCAGCCTCCCTTGCCTGGCCCCAAGGCCGGGATGGGCCGCCCGGTACCGGGTCCGCCGCACCATGTCATGGCTCCGGCGAACGGACTGCAGGCAGTACCGCAGCCCGCCACCCTCCACCGCGCCCGCGCCATCGAATCCGGGATCGTCTACAGCAGCGGCCCCGCGTCCGCCGTCGAGGAATCAGCGATGCTTGTTGCGCAGGAGGTGGGGGAGCGCCTGGCCGTCAACTGGCATGGCGCCGCCACCCAGGGTGAACTCAATGAGCTCTTCGCCGACAGGCCGTTGCTGCCGCCGGAGCTGGACAGGGTGCTCCTGAAGGACTGCGCCCAGCGGATCGGGGAGCACAAGACTGACCTCCAGGGCGTCAGGCGCATGCTCCGGGATTCGTTCTGGAGCAAGATGGAGGAATTGAGGCAATGA
- a CDS encoding zinc ribbon domain-containing protein YjdM produces the protein MNEILPPCPECSSEYTYEMGALLVCPECAHEWSAAPADDAGQDQGQPIKDSVGNVLTDGDTVTVVKDLKVKGSPTSIKVGTKVRNIRLINGVGDHDIDCKVDGFGPMQLKSSVVKKV, from the coding sequence GTGAATGAGATTCTGCCCCCGTGCCCCGAATGCTCCAGCGAATACACCTACGAGATGGGTGCCCTGCTGGTCTGCCCCGAGTGCGCACATGAATGGTCCGCCGCGCCCGCAGACGACGCCGGTCAGGACCAGGGGCAGCCCATCAAGGACTCCGTCGGAAACGTCCTGACCGACGGTGACACCGTCACGGTGGTCAAGGACCTCAAGGTCAAGGGCAGCCCCACCTCCATCAAGGTCGGCACCAAGGTACGCAATATCCGCCTCATCAACGGCGTGGGCGACCACGACATCGACTGCAAGGTGGACGGCTTTGGCCCCATGCAGCTCAAATCCAGCGTGGTCAAGAAGGTCTGA
- a CDS encoding SDR family oxidoreductase: protein MTSICVAGGTGQVGREVVRLALAAGHRVAVISRHEPLPGSPARHDGASYFTADITTGKGLPGALAGADVVIDCLEGQFGKARKTFADGGARLLAAAQLAGARKAVALSIINCDQSSYAFYASKADKERRYAESGLETVVVRATQFHSLVAAMFEAGAKVRLLPAFKGVQFQTISPSEVAGALLEAALEAPSDERHRLRTVGGPDVQAMRELAEAWKSATGARGRIVELPLPGAMGAYLRAGKNLVPEQRYGSESFVSWLAKQRDSL, encoded by the coding sequence ATGACCTCCATCTGCGTCGCCGGTGGAACCGGCCAGGTAGGCCGTGAAGTCGTCCGGCTGGCCCTCGCTGCGGGGCACCGCGTCGCCGTGATCAGCCGCCATGAGCCGCTGCCGGGATCGCCGGCCCGCCACGACGGCGCCAGCTACTTCACGGCCGACATCACCACCGGAAAAGGCCTGCCCGGCGCACTGGCGGGTGCCGACGTCGTGATCGATTGCCTGGAGGGCCAGTTCGGCAAGGCCCGCAAGACCTTCGCCGACGGCGGTGCGCGGCTTCTTGCCGCAGCCCAGTTGGCTGGTGCGCGGAAAGCCGTGGCGCTGTCCATCATCAACTGCGACCAGAGCAGCTACGCGTTCTACGCGTCGAAGGCCGACAAGGAGCGCCGGTATGCGGAATCTGGCCTTGAAACCGTAGTGGTGCGGGCAACGCAGTTCCACAGCCTCGTGGCAGCGATGTTCGAGGCAGGCGCGAAGGTGCGGCTGCTCCCGGCGTTCAAGGGCGTGCAGTTCCAGACCATTTCACCCTCCGAGGTGGCCGGCGCCCTCCTTGAGGCGGCACTGGAAGCCCCCTCAGATGAACGGCACAGGCTCCGCACCGTGGGCGGCCCGGATGTCCAGGCCATGCGGGAGCTTGCCGAGGCCTGGAAGTCGGCCACGGGGGCCCGAGGCCGGATTGTGGAGCTTCCACTGCCCGGTGCCATGGGCGCCTACCTGCGCGCGGGAAAGAACCTGGTCCCGGAACAGCGGTATGGCTCCGAGTCGTTCGTGTCGTGGTTGGCAAAGCAGCGGGATAGTTTGTAG
- a CDS encoding GNAT family N-acetyltransferase → MWGSAIWPVTLEHGDLALRPIRYRDRREWTEVRSRNTDWLAPWEASNPAPGGHLPNYRQMVASLNEQARHASALPFVITERTPGFREPRIVGQLTVSSIVWGSAMMATLGYWVDQARAGHGIAPTAVAMATDHCFRTLGLHRMEINIRPENAPSLRVVEKLGFRDEGHRERFLHINGEWADHRTFALTSEEVPEGILARWVRGGAASP, encoded by the coding sequence ATGTGGGGCTCGGCCATCTGGCCGGTGACGCTGGAGCACGGCGATCTTGCGCTGCGGCCAATCCGCTACCGCGACCGCCGGGAGTGGACCGAAGTACGTTCCCGCAACACTGATTGGCTGGCGCCATGGGAGGCCTCCAATCCGGCGCCGGGCGGGCACCTGCCCAATTATCGGCAGATGGTGGCATCCCTCAACGAGCAGGCGCGGCACGCCTCGGCACTCCCGTTCGTCATCACGGAACGGACCCCCGGTTTCAGGGAGCCAAGGATCGTGGGCCAATTGACTGTCTCCTCGATCGTGTGGGGATCGGCCATGATGGCAACCCTGGGTTACTGGGTGGATCAGGCGCGTGCCGGCCATGGCATTGCACCGACGGCCGTGGCCATGGCCACCGACCATTGCTTCCGCACGCTCGGGCTTCACCGCATGGAGATCAACATCCGGCCGGAAAATGCCCCCAGCCTGCGCGTAGTGGAGAAGCTTGGCTTCCGGGACGAGGGACACCGGGAGCGGTTCCTGCACATCAACGGGGAGTGGGCGGACCACCGCACTTTCGCCCTCACCTCCGAGGAAGTTCCAGAAGGCATCCTCGCCCGTTGGGTGCGAGGCGGTGCCGCGTCCCCGTAG
- the galU gene encoding UTP--glucose-1-phosphate uridylyltransferase GalU, protein MTSDNNAVRKAVIPVAGLGTRFLPATKAMPKEMLPVVDKPAIQYVVEEAVKVGLNDILMITGRNKRALEDHFDRVPALEATLAEKGDTGKLESIRSATNLGDIHYVRQGDPNGLGHAVLRAKQHVGNEPFAVLLGDDLIDAREDLLSEMIAVQQKTGGSVVALIEVEPSKISAYGCADIEEDGENGYVRIKQLVEKPTVEEAPSNLAVIGRYVLHPAVFEVLENTAPGRGGEIQLTDALEVLAAGQGEGYGVYGVVFRGRRYDTGDKLSYLKACIELACEREDLGPELRDWLPGFASTLNK, encoded by the coding sequence GTGACTTCCGATAACAATGCTGTCCGTAAGGCCGTGATTCCCGTTGCCGGGCTTGGAACCAGGTTCCTGCCCGCCACGAAGGCCATGCCGAAGGAAATGCTGCCTGTCGTGGACAAGCCAGCCATCCAGTATGTGGTGGAGGAGGCCGTCAAGGTCGGCCTGAATGACATCCTGATGATCACCGGCCGCAACAAGCGCGCCCTGGAAGACCACTTTGACCGCGTTCCCGCGCTCGAAGCCACGCTCGCCGAAAAGGGTGACACGGGCAAACTCGAGTCCATCCGGTCCGCAACCAACCTGGGAGACATCCACTATGTCCGCCAAGGTGACCCCAACGGCCTCGGCCACGCCGTCCTGCGTGCCAAGCAGCACGTTGGCAACGAGCCGTTCGCCGTGCTCCTCGGCGACGACCTCATAGATGCCCGTGAAGACCTGCTTAGCGAGATGATCGCCGTCCAGCAGAAGACCGGCGGATCTGTGGTGGCCCTCATCGAGGTTGAGCCCTCCAAGATCAGCGCCTACGGTTGCGCCGACATCGAGGAAGACGGCGAAAACGGCTACGTCCGCATCAAGCAGCTCGTGGAAAAGCCCACTGTCGAGGAAGCTCCTTCGAATCTCGCAGTGATCGGCCGCTATGTGCTGCACCCGGCCGTGTTCGAGGTACTGGAAAACACGGCGCCGGGCCGAGGCGGGGAAATCCAGCTGACCGACGCCCTCGAGGTCCTGGCCGCGGGCCAGGGCGAAGGCTACGGCGTCTACGGTGTCGTGTTCCGCGGACGCCGCTACGACACCGGCGACAAGCTCAGCTACCTGAAGGCCTGCATCGAGCTTGCCTGCGAGCGCGAGGACCTGGGTCCGGAACTGCGCGACTGGCTCCCGGGCTTTGCCTCCACTCTGAACAAGTAG
- a CDS encoding 5-formyltetrahydrofolate cyclo-ligase, whose amino-acid sequence MASKEELRRGHRRVRKAMSLPQLQEAGAGVAGHGADWAAGRAGGAPAVFAVYLGVSFEPPTLPLMAALHAAGHRVLLPVCEPERQLSWVHWTPDTQFVRSRYAPIDEPVGERHPSTVVAGAAGIFLPATAVDRAGSRIGQGGGYYDRLLDFLEGSGVLPPTIAVVYDGEVLPAGTIPAEPFDRPVAEALTPSGVVRLGTGPTADPDRARRSTVACDNRHIP is encoded by the coding sequence ATGGCATCCAAGGAAGAGCTCCGGCGCGGACACCGCCGCGTCCGCAAGGCCATGAGCCTGCCCCAGCTGCAGGAGGCCGGCGCCGGCGTGGCCGGGCACGGCGCAGACTGGGCCGCAGGGCGGGCAGGCGGAGCCCCGGCTGTCTTCGCCGTCTATCTGGGCGTTTCCTTCGAGCCGCCCACACTACCGCTCATGGCCGCACTCCATGCGGCAGGACACCGGGTGCTCCTTCCTGTGTGCGAGCCCGAGCGGCAGCTCAGCTGGGTCCATTGGACGCCCGACACGCAATTCGTCCGCTCCCGCTACGCCCCCATTGATGAGCCCGTTGGCGAGCGGCATCCCAGCACGGTGGTGGCCGGAGCAGCGGGTATCTTCCTGCCTGCCACGGCGGTGGACAGGGCCGGCAGCAGGATCGGACAGGGCGGCGGCTACTATGACCGGCTCCTGGATTTCCTCGAGGGTTCAGGAGTCCTGCCGCCGACCATCGCGGTGGTCTACGACGGCGAAGTGCTGCCCGCCGGCACCATCCCGGCCGAGCCGTTTGACCGCCCCGTGGCCGAGGCGCTGACGCCGTCCGGCGTCGTCCGGCTCGGTACGGGCCCGACGGCGGATCCGGACCGGGCGCGCCGTAGCACCGTTGCTTGTGATAACCGGCATATTCCATAG
- a CDS encoding FmdB family zinc ribbon protein — MPTYAYACKDCDHAFDIVQAFTDNSLTECPECQGSLRKKFNSVGVVFKGSGFYRTDSRDAKGSTVSAAPSAPPAPVAAPAAAPASVAAAS; from the coding sequence GTGCCCACATATGCTTACGCCTGCAAGGACTGCGACCATGCCTTTGACATCGTCCAGGCCTTCACAGACAACTCCTTGACGGAATGCCCCGAATGCCAGGGGTCCCTGCGCAAGAAGTTCAACAGCGTCGGCGTGGTCTTCAAGGGTTCAGGCTTCTACCGCACTGATTCCCGCGACGCAAAGGGCAGCACCGTGTCTGCCGCTCCCTCGGCTCCCCCGGCCCCTGTTGCAGCCCCTGCCGCGGCACCGGCCTCCGTTGCCGCGGCCAGCTAG
- a CDS encoding RcpC/CpaB family pilus assembly protein, which produces MQRVQVLAAARDLPAGSSLGAADLVPLDVPPDLAIPGVLPAGTAVSGRQLATPLQKGQIPTEAQLLGPGLLTGAPAGSAAVPLRIADPASLRLLSPGQLITIVLTGTGGFEARKSEVLATAVPVLWTSAQGGQPGQWLGTGETDGLVVVAADPAQAGRLAGASTQGKLFFVLVNPPAASAGQGPGAAG; this is translated from the coding sequence GTGCAACGCGTTCAGGTCTTGGCTGCGGCGCGGGATCTTCCGGCAGGTTCGAGTCTGGGCGCCGCCGACCTGGTGCCCTTGGACGTGCCTCCGGACCTGGCCATCCCGGGCGTCTTGCCGGCGGGCACTGCCGTTTCCGGTAGGCAGCTCGCCACCCCATTGCAAAAGGGGCAGATCCCCACCGAAGCGCAACTGCTCGGCCCGGGACTGCTCACAGGCGCTCCGGCTGGCTCTGCCGCCGTCCCGCTGAGAATAGCCGATCCGGCGTCCCTCCGCTTGCTCTCACCGGGGCAGCTCATCACGATTGTGCTGACCGGCACCGGTGGCTTCGAGGCCAGGAAGAGCGAAGTGCTGGCGACCGCGGTTCCCGTGCTGTGGACCTCGGCGCAGGGCGGGCAGCCCGGGCAGTGGCTCGGTACGGGAGAGACGGACGGCCTGGTGGTTGTGGCAGCGGATCCCGCGCAGGCCGGGAGGCTTGCGGGCGCCTCGACGCAAGGGAAGCTGTTCTTCGTCCTGGTCAATCCGCCGGCCGCCAGCGCGGGACAAGGCCCTGGAGCGGCAGGGTGA